A genomic stretch from Candidatus Atribacteria bacterium ADurb.Bin276 includes:
- the pleD gene encoding Response regulator PleD gives MIIKFLIAIFAALLLFDIAFDKYPVLFSIHLSAIGCSLLYWGMTALAKKRGFNDSIYWQMAFVLSYCFLMVTAFGFTALFYYIKDLIIYLLPVFAVGLFILLSPKHSFIFFATTHSIFVLTSIFGTTDTYLMVKNIVNSTIAVILVLVFMRLTFQMKQHEFEQRIIIEERTTELETINQRLHELATTDELTDLPNRRVFIQSLEQEMERAHRYKHPFSVMFLDLDNFKHINDTLGHSAGDAALRHFASALKGSLRDSDMPGRMGGEEFGIILPNTDLKNGALLAERLRQNVEKSTVLYQGKKITFTVSIGVVAYSEEISNIDDLLRKVDEALYEAKAEGRNCIVQKA, from the coding sequence ATGATAATAAAATTTCTTATCGCGATTTTTGCCGCTCTTTTACTCTTTGACATAGCCTTTGATAAGTATCCCGTGCTCTTTTCCATCCATTTATCAGCAATAGGATGTTCACTGTTGTACTGGGGAATGACAGCGCTGGCAAAGAAGAGGGGGTTCAATGATTCGATCTACTGGCAGATGGCTTTTGTCCTCTCTTACTGCTTTCTGATGGTGACAGCGTTTGGTTTTACTGCTCTTTTTTATTATATCAAAGATCTTATAATCTACCTATTGCCAGTCTTTGCCGTGGGATTGTTTATCCTATTAAGCCCAAAGCACTCATTCATATTTTTCGCTACAACTCATTCGATTTTTGTTCTAACCTCCATTTTTGGAACCACCGATACCTACCTCATGGTGAAGAACATAGTGAATTCTACCATCGCAGTCATCTTGGTTTTAGTTTTCATGAGATTAACCTTTCAAATGAAGCAGCATGAATTTGAACAACGGATCATCATTGAAGAACGTACCACTGAACTGGAAACCATCAACCAAAGGTTGCACGAGTTGGCCACGACTGACGAACTAACTGACCTTCCAAATCGCAGGGTTTTTATACAATCCCTCGAGCAGGAAATGGAACGTGCACATCGCTACAAACACCCCTTTTCCGTTATGTTCCTGGATCTGGATAACTTCAAGCATATCAACGATACACTGGGTCACTCCGCAGGAGATGCGGCTTTAAGGCATTTTGCGTCTGCATTAAAAGGCAGCTTGCGTGATTCAGATATGCCGGGACGCATGGGTGGCGAAGAATTTGGGATTATCCTTCCCAACACAGACCTTAAAAACGGAGCTCTTTTAGCCGAAAGACTGAGACAAAATGTGGAAAAAAGTACCGTCCTTTACCAGGGCAAGAAGATAACGTTCACTGTAAGTATTGGTGTGGTAGCGTACAGCGAGGAGATATCCAACATTGACGACTTGTTGAGGAAAGTGGATGAAGCTCTGTATGAAGCCAAAGCAGAAGGGAGAAACTGCATCGTACAAAAAGCCTGA
- the ycjP_1 gene encoding Inner membrane ABC transporter permease protein YcjP → MKGDRSKTFLITISAIVILLIYLFPVIWMVATSFRFDQDAWSYPPKVFSKFTLSQYINLFKTRPIGMYFRNSFSVTTISVLFSMALGIPAAFALARFKIRRKKDISFWLLSQLMLPPIAAVVPYYLFMKQLGLLQTRTSLILVYSTFNIPFIIWMMTTFFEGLPREIEEAALIDGCSIGKLFWKIVIPLSVNGIASAVLFCVITSWNEFLYALTLAGLDSYTLPVSVMTFWTDKHVYWGQILAIGILQATPIVILGILIQKFIISGLTLGAVKE, encoded by the coding sequence ATGAAAGGCGACCGATCAAAAACTTTTTTAATAACAATATCAGCGATTGTTATTCTATTGATTTACTTGTTTCCGGTAATTTGGATGGTTGCTACCTCATTTCGGTTTGACCAGGATGCCTGGAGTTATCCACCCAAGGTATTTTCCAAGTTTACACTGAGTCAATATATAAATTTGTTTAAGACTCGACCAATTGGGATGTATTTTCGTAACAGCTTCTCTGTTACTACCATAAGCGTTCTTTTTTCCATGGCTCTCGGTATCCCCGCCGCTTTTGCTCTGGCTAGGTTCAAAATACGGCGAAAAAAAGATATTTCTTTTTGGTTGCTGAGCCAACTTATGCTTCCCCCAATTGCAGCTGTTGTTCCCTATTATCTTTTCATGAAACAACTCGGTCTTCTCCAAACCAGAACTTCGCTTATTTTAGTTTATAGTACTTTTAATATTCCATTTATTATCTGGATGATGACAACTTTTTTTGAAGGCTTACCAAGAGAGATTGAAGAAGCTGCATTAATTGATGGGTGTTCGATTGGAAAACTATTTTGGAAAATCGTTATCCCCTTGTCGGTTAATGGTATAGCATCAGCTGTGCTCTTCTGTGTTATCACATCCTGGAATGAATTTCTCTATGCATTAACTTTAGCCGGTTTGGATAGCTATACCCTGCCAGTATCAGTTATGACTTTCTGGACCGACAAACATGTTTATTGGGGCCAAATACTTGCTATCGGTATTCTGCAAGCAACTCCAATAGTGATTTTAGGCATATTAATTCAAAAGTTTATTATCAGCGGTCTAACCTTAGGGGCCGTAAAAGAATAG
- the sugA_2 gene encoding Trehalose transport system permease protein SugA: MIKMKSNLTPYFLLLPALVVLFVIVIYPFLYSLYTSFHYWYLASPKPPVFVGLKNYIDILTSNEMRFSFFITVRFFIISIAMQMLIGLGLGFFLNNKYLLWPKFFRSLFIIPMMIAPAVVATVWRMMYHPSYGVLTYLASIFGINDIGWVQKPGIALYSISLVEIWQWSPFIALITLAGLQTLPISILEAARVDGATTAQIFWNVKLPLMRPFIALAFIMRFIFSFRVFESFRIITKGGPGTATDVLMHKLYLKGFQYMMIGEASALAFLILAVITILAMASFTWLFPSLKPGGKLK, translated from the coding sequence ATGATTAAAATGAAATCCAATTTAACTCCCTATTTTCTTCTTTTACCGGCACTAGTCGTTCTCTTTGTTATAGTCATTTACCCTTTTCTATATTCTCTTTATACGAGCTTTCACTACTGGTATTTAGCATCTCCAAAACCACCGGTTTTCGTTGGATTAAAAAATTATATTGATATTCTTACCAGCAATGAAATGCGTTTCTCTTTTTTCATTACCGTTCGGTTTTTCATTATTTCTATCGCAATGCAAATGTTAATTGGTTTGGGTCTCGGATTTTTTTTAAATAACAAATATCTGCTTTGGCCAAAATTTTTTCGTTCTCTTTTTATCATTCCTATGATGATAGCTCCGGCAGTCGTAGCCACGGTTTGGAGAATGATGTATCATCCCAGTTATGGAGTTTTAACTTATTTAGCAAGCATATTTGGCATTAATGATATAGGTTGGGTTCAAAAGCCTGGAATTGCTTTATACTCAATCAGTTTGGTCGAAATATGGCAATGGTCACCTTTTATAGCACTTATTACTCTCGCGGGATTGCAAACTCTGCCTATCAGCATACTCGAAGCCGCTCGTGTCGACGGAGCTACAACAGCACAAATATTCTGGAATGTTAAGCTTCCTCTGATGCGGCCTTTTATTGCTTTAGCTTTTATTATGCGTTTTATCTTTAGTTTCCGAGTGTTTGAAAGCTTTCGAATTATCACCAAAGGTGGACCAGGCACTGCTACAGATGTTTTGATGCACAAACTCTATTTAAAAGGCTTCCAATACATGATGATCGGTGAAGCATCCGCTCTTGCATTTCTTATTCTGGCTGTCATTACCATCCTTGCCATGGCCTCCTTTACCTGGTTATTTCCCTCTTTAAAACCAGGAGGTAAATTAAAATGA
- a CDS encoding putative ABC transporter-binding protein precursor, producing MKKYLLVCLISLVILTLSFVAVSQEKEISILLTGSPLADVMETLQDDFEKETGIKVNVEIVGYEDTHTKGILDLVSGTNNYDLLMVDNPWIAEYVQTGNLLVLDEFMAKEDPEYLAGFDKAVLDAYGLYEGKYYGYPIMLTTTILFYRSDLFEQYGKKAPETWDEFNEIAKFFTQSFNPESPVKYGISIAGERGDGAISQWLPLLWGYGGSVFDKDWNVTLNTPEALKALEAFVESAQYSAPGFGTNYFPEQVAHFTNGEIAMMENWDAFAGDVADPVKNPYAENTAYASIPGKYPLLGGWALSINKNSKDLDSAYTFLRWACGPEVTKKSLEVSISTPIRIDVAQDPEVKAIVPWVDVVYEEFKNIRKYAETYQGGQILIPEAEYHVLLGTAINEALTGQLSAKDALAKAQKDIEDLLKKHGYK from the coding sequence ATGAAAAAGTATTTACTCGTTTGTTTAATATCGTTGGTAATACTCACTCTTTCATTTGTTGCGGTATCGCAAGAAAAAGAGATCAGTATTCTTCTTACTGGATCACCCCTTGCCGATGTTATGGAAACCCTACAAGATGATTTTGAAAAAGAAACTGGTATCAAGGTTAATGTTGAAATTGTCGGTTACGAGGATACCCACACAAAAGGCATTTTAGATCTTGTTTCCGGTACCAATAACTATGACCTTCTGATGGTTGATAATCCTTGGATTGCCGAATATGTCCAAACCGGTAACTTGTTAGTACTCGATGAATTTATGGCAAAAGAAGATCCCGAATACTTAGCCGGTTTTGACAAAGCAGTTCTTGATGCTTATGGTTTATATGAAGGAAAATATTATGGTTACCCAATCATGTTAACCACTACTATCCTCTTTTATCGAAGCGATCTTTTTGAACAATACGGAAAGAAAGCTCCCGAAACCTGGGATGAATTCAATGAAATTGCGAAATTCTTTACTCAATCCTTTAACCCAGAATCTCCTGTCAAATATGGTATATCCATTGCTGGAGAAAGAGGAGATGGAGCCATAAGCCAATGGTTGCCTTTGTTGTGGGGATATGGAGGAAGTGTTTTTGATAAAGATTGGAATGTGACTCTGAACACACCTGAAGCATTAAAAGCACTTGAAGCATTTGTAGAATCTGCTCAATACTCAGCCCCAGGCTTTGGAACCAACTATTTCCCAGAACAAGTTGCTCATTTTACCAATGGTGAGATAGCAATGATGGAAAACTGGGATGCCTTTGCCGGAGATGTTGCTGATCCAGTCAAGAATCCCTATGCAGAAAATACTGCTTATGCATCTATCCCAGGGAAATACCCTCTTTTAGGAGGATGGGCTCTATCCATTAACAAGAACTCAAAAGATCTTGATTCAGCATATACCTTTTTGCGATGGGCATGTGGGCCTGAAGTAACTAAAAAATCACTCGAAGTATCTATCTCAACCCCCATCCGGATAGATGTCGCCCAGGATCCAGAAGTAAAAGCAATCGTTCCTTGGGTAGACGTTGTTTATGAAGAATTTAAAAATATTCGAAAATATGCCGAAACCTATCAAGGCGGTCAAATTCTTATACCAGAAGCTGAATACCATGTTTTATTAGGAACCGCTATCAATGAAGCTTTAACCGGCCAGCTCTCTGCAAAAGATGCATTAGCTAAAGCACAAAAAGACATTGAAGATCTCCTCAAGAAACACGGATATAAATAG
- a CDS encoding putative peptidase — MAFDVCSFVKNLEPIDLERKIPKSEYESRIKTLQEILNNRGFDVGIAFGNELRPGDTGWLTGYDPQIEPTAAVIGKKGLFVLGGPEGEAYAKETMMAGTFINVLEFKIPEEDYPGYEFMPLNKILFEAAGIEPKKIGILTLPSILPLEIFQLLKEIPNTEIIDASEILLDCRYQKSPQELEMMSIAARISTYAMKAMIAAIRPGLRELEVAACADYVMKAMGADRVGISTIVCSGWRAPNVIGRASNKIIEEGDMIDLTVSARYDGLASCMGRTVIAGKAHPDQLEFIDIAIKAYEKGIEAISYSKPASEVDRIVRSILDPQGLSPLYSLVHGIGWTEAMEGKGAATQHSTWNFPKGIAFMLDLGIFGRSFKSLDKNHVGLRIENPFIIDHEGNTKCLTVDLPLYCETGKIY, encoded by the coding sequence ATGGCTTTTGATGTTTGTTCTTTCGTTAAAAACCTTGAACCAATTGATCTTGAAAGAAAAATACCCAAGTCAGAATACGAATCTCGGATAAAAACTCTCCAAGAAATACTGAATAATCGTGGTTTTGATGTTGGAATAGCTTTTGGTAATGAACTACGACCAGGCGATACTGGCTGGTTAACTGGTTATGACCCCCAAATCGAACCAACGGCAGCGGTTATTGGGAAAAAAGGATTATTTGTTTTGGGTGGGCCCGAGGGTGAAGCTTATGCGAAAGAAACTATGATGGCTGGCACTTTCATCAATGTATTGGAGTTCAAAATACCAGAAGAAGATTACCCTGGATATGAATTTATGCCGTTAAATAAAATCCTCTTTGAAGCAGCGGGAATTGAACCCAAAAAAATTGGCATTCTCACACTACCAAGTATCCTTCCATTAGAAATTTTTCAACTTCTTAAAGAAATTCCTAATACTGAAATAATTGATGCTAGCGAAATCCTTTTAGATTGCAGATACCAGAAAAGTCCTCAAGAACTTGAAATGATGAGTATTGCTGCTCGAATTTCCACCTATGCTATGAAAGCAATGATCGCCGCTATCCGTCCTGGATTGAGAGAATTGGAAGTAGCTGCCTGTGCTGATTATGTAATGAAAGCAATGGGAGCTGACCGAGTAGGCATTAGTACCATTGTTTGTTCAGGTTGGCGAGCACCAAATGTTATCGGAAGAGCTTCTAACAAAATTATTGAAGAAGGGGACATGATTGACCTTACGGTTAGTGCTCGGTATGACGGTCTTGCCTCCTGCATGGGAAGAACAGTTATCGCCGGGAAAGCCCATCCGGACCAGTTAGAGTTTATTGATATTGCGATAAAAGCATACGAAAAAGGCATTGAAGCCATTAGTTATAGCAAACCTGCGAGCGAAGTTGATCGTATCGTTCGCTCAATTCTTGATCCCCAGGGGTTATCCCCCCTATACAGTTTAGTTCATGGTATCGGTTGGACCGAAGCCATGGAAGGAAAAGGAGCCGCTACCCAGCATTCAACCTGGAATTTCCCCAAAGGAATAGCTTTTATGCTTGATTTAGGAATATTTGGCCGTTCATTCAAAAGCCTTGATAAAAACCATGTGGGTCTTCGGATTGAAAATCCATTTATTATCGATCATGAAGGTAATACCAAATGCTTAACCGTCGACCTTCCGCTTTACTGTGAAACTGGTAAAATTTATTAA
- the exuR_1 gene encoding putative HTH-type transcriptional repressor ExuR has translation MRATIKDIAKVLDLSPSTVSRALRDCSSVSKKTREKILHIAQSMGYQPNLTARGLVSGRTQNIGVILSIETRDYNSLQIFNSIVVNGIFEVADAANYNLTFAKESKKHQTGALQRIIENRDADGVLIVNVVSEDVLAKLTINNIPVVLIDNHFDNLQSYAVNNNDRLGAYLGTKHLLSLGYKSIGFIGISEQAFNRECEMGYFQALLESEIRTDPNFLAKGNGDLGSGYDAMMKLLKINRPPRGVFIVNDEMAIGAIKAIKDFGLSVPGDIAVVGMDGMPFMEYFDPPLTTVKIEVAELGRTALQMLLGLIEGNYNGNRQIAISPRLIIRKSCGYFLNSTVT, from the coding sequence ATGAGAGCTACAATAAAGGATATTGCCAAAGTATTAGATCTTTCCCCAAGTACTGTTTCACGTGCACTTCGTGATTGTTCTTCGGTTTCAAAAAAAACCCGCGAAAAAATTCTTCATATAGCTCAATCAATGGGTTACCAGCCGAATCTTACCGCTCGAGGATTAGTTTCTGGGAGAACCCAAAACATTGGTGTTATCTTAAGTATTGAAACCAGAGATTACAATTCTCTACAAATTTTTAATTCTATTGTGGTTAATGGAATATTTGAAGTGGCTGATGCAGCCAATTATAATCTGACCTTTGCCAAAGAATCAAAAAAACATCAAACCGGTGCGCTGCAAAGAATCATTGAAAATCGAGATGCAGATGGAGTATTAATTGTAAACGTAGTGAGCGAAGACGTATTAGCTAAGCTCACTATAAATAATATCCCAGTTGTTCTTATCGACAATCATTTCGACAACCTTCAATCTTATGCTGTCAATAATAATGACCGTTTGGGAGCCTATCTTGGCACAAAGCATCTTTTATCTCTTGGGTATAAATCAATTGGTTTTATCGGTATTTCTGAACAAGCTTTTAATCGTGAATGTGAAATGGGGTATTTTCAAGCTCTTTTAGAATCTGAAATACGAACCGATCCAAATTTTTTAGCAAAAGGAAATGGAGACCTTGGATCTGGTTATGATGCAATGATGAAGTTGCTCAAAATAAATCGACCACCCCGAGGAGTTTTTATTGTTAATGATGAAATGGCAATCGGTGCTATTAAAGCAATAAAAGACTTTGGGCTTTCAGTTCCCGGGGATATAGCCGTTGTAGGAATGGATGGTATGCCATTCATGGAATACTTTGACCCACCTCTAACAACTGTTAAAATCGAAGTTGCTGAACTCGGTCGTACTGCGCTGCAAATGCTTTTAGGACTTATTGAAGGTAACTATAATGGAAATCGTCAGATTGCTATTTCACCTCGCTTGATCATTCGTAAATCATGTGGTTATTTTCTTAATTCAACCGTTACGTAA
- the cbh gene encoding Choloylglycine hydrolase: MKSKNRLLLLVIFFLMILLLANPSANACSRVLYHGLEGTVITGRTMDWTEDIGTNLWIFPREMEREGRVGPNSFKWTSKYGSVIATGYDISTTDGMNEEGLVANVLWLAESVYPKWDGQKPGLSLALWAQYVLDSFSTVEETVEALSREEFILVTADMPGLDKLATVHLAVSDSLGDSAIFEYVDGKLVIHHDSSYLVMTNSPTYQQQLALNEYWKEIGGMVVLPGTSRAADRFARAWFYINAIPKTADIQVAVASVFSVIRNVSVPFGISTPEKPNISSTLWRTVADHKNKIYFFESTLTPNIFWVQFNNIDFSPSAPARKLVISPKQFYAGDAADLFVETKPFEFMGLE, encoded by the coding sequence ATGAAAAGTAAAAATCGGTTGTTATTGTTAGTAATATTCTTTTTAATGATTTTATTATTAGCCAATCCCTCAGCCAATGCCTGCAGCAGAGTGCTCTACCATGGACTGGAAGGAACGGTAATCACCGGCCGGACTATGGATTGGACGGAAGACATTGGAACCAATCTCTGGATCTTCCCAAGAGAAATGGAACGAGAAGGAAGAGTGGGACCCAATTCTTTTAAATGGACTTCTAAGTATGGGAGTGTTATTGCAACTGGATACGATATCTCCACTACCGATGGTATGAATGAGGAAGGCTTAGTAGCCAACGTGCTGTGGTTAGCCGAATCAGTATATCCTAAGTGGGATGGTCAAAAACCGGGTTTAAGTTTAGCATTATGGGCTCAATATGTCCTGGATTCTTTCTCCACTGTTGAGGAAACCGTGGAAGCTTTGTCCAGAGAAGAATTTATTCTAGTTACCGCCGACATGCCAGGTCTTGATAAATTAGCGACCGTTCACTTGGCAGTTTCCGATTCTTTAGGTGATAGTGCTATCTTTGAATATGTTGACGGTAAATTGGTTATTCACCATGATTCTTCTTATCTGGTCATGACCAATTCTCCGACATATCAGCAGCAGCTCGCTCTGAATGAGTATTGGAAGGAAATTGGCGGGATGGTTGTGCTCCCTGGTACCAGTCGAGCTGCCGATCGATTTGCCCGGGCTTGGTTCTATATCAATGCCATTCCCAAAACCGCCGATATTCAGGTAGCAGTGGCCTCAGTGTTTAGCGTGATTCGGAATGTGTCGGTACCTTTTGGTATCAGCACTCCCGAGAAACCGAATATTTCTTCTACTCTTTGGAGAACAGTTGCCGATCATAAAAACAAAATATATTTTTTCGAATCCACTTTGACCCCAAATATCTTCTGGGTTCAGTTCAATAATATCGATTTCTCTCCTTCGGCACCTGCCCGAAAACTGGTTATCTCTCCGAAACAATTTTATGCTGGAGATGCCGCTGATTTATTTGTGGAAACCAAACCCTTTGAGTTTATGGGCTTAGAATAA